The Leptodactylus fuscus isolate aLepFus1 chromosome 1, aLepFus1.hap2, whole genome shotgun sequence nucleotide sequence TCAGAGGATGAGATCAGGAATAACTGATGAACATGGAGATGGCAGCCAACACAACACTGGTGTCCATCCAACATGTCCTAAGCACACAGCTTGTTTCTCAGCACAGGTGGGCTATAGTAGATGACCAGTGCAAACACCATTACCGTCCAAGCTGCAGGAATCCACAAACCCTTCCCATCAGGTGTCAGATCAGGTTGGTGGAGTAATGGTGCAGGGAAGGTTGTCTTGGTACATTCTGGCTCCTTCAATATCTCGCATGTTGCACTTTGGAAGGTCAAAATGATTTCAACCTTGCTAGTAGATCAGGTTTTCTAATACATGTAGACATACGCTGAATGGACCCTATATCAATACACCACACGCAAACAGGCCATCaaaaatgtgaccaccgcctacttgtGACGtcgacgttaaataaccaatggcagaaggcacgtgtcatcagccatctgggtgcatccatcattgtggaaggtacgatggatcaatacaagtatgcatctatccttgtggaccatgttcacccctacatgcgaattgtttttcctcaggatgatggcatctaccagcaggacaatatgacgtgtcataaagctcgcagtgtacgtgcatggttggaggagcaccaggatgagtttaccgtactccctaggCCAGcgaattccccggacttgaacccaatcgagaatctgtgggaccacctcaatcgggttgttcgcgccatggatgctcaattgcgtaacctagcacagctggccacggcactggagttggcatggcacAATATCCCAGTGagcatcaccacaacatcccctctcttcctgcacgtctcgcagcggtccgctctgccaaaggtggttattctggattttcacaggtggtcacattaatgataCTGGACTGTGTAGAAAATAAAACTGCCCAGAGGACACTTTTTGGGGGTGAGAGGTTTGAGGATCTCATCAATCCCTATACACCATAAAAAACTGGCATAGAGAGATACCATGATGGTGCAGGGCCCTTTCTTGCGCCAAACACGTTTGTGGAAATGTAGGTCGGGGCAGGGACAACTCTGCCGGCGATTCATTAtaattcacaccagttttctggcaggaGTTGGgatctggtgtagatttccatcatACCCAGCATAGATCTCCAATCTGGCAGACGGTCCCCTTAGTACACCTTTCActgcaccagccaggacaccttcaTTAAAAGTGTTGTCCAGAGAGGGAGGGGTacacatactcccctgtccccgttgctccggTATCATCCCACACCTCCCTGTTCGTCTGCTCTCTCGGCGTGGTGCTGAAGCcaccgattggcctcagcggtcacaattCAGCACAACACCAGAAGATGCCACTGGAGCAAATGGGCTGGGAGACAACACCAGAGCACCAGCTTATTTAAACGTTAAAAGGGTTGGcaattttttcctggacaacccctttaagattggcatatgccagtcttaatgaatCTGGCTATTAAACAAAATCCTGAATTTCTCCTTTCAAGCCTACCTCCGCCATGCACTGGAGATTGTACCAGGCTAAATTTACCATACCAAACCAAGATTTTCGCGACTCccttactaactagagatgagcgaacactgtttggatcagccaatccgaacagcacgctcccatagaaataaatggaagcacctgtgacgccggcaaagtcagcgtcacaggtgcttccattcatttctatgggagcgtgctgttcggatcggctgatccgaacagtgttcgctcatctctattactaacaTCTCCAGCAAAGCTCTTTGTGCAGGATCAGTTCACACTGCCACCTAAGAGTAATGTACCTAAAACCTCCGCACATAAGACATCTGATGGATCATTATTGGGTAAAGCTTTGGCGGGTGAGAAATGATCAATGACAGGCAAGAAGCAACAGCAACTGAGCAGCGCAGTCACATGGCGGGACGGTCAGAGGAAACCAAATATGTAATGCAGACACCCCTTCAGTAACCCGGGCCACCAATTAGATTTACCGCTTTGCAAAAGATCAGGGAGTAgtagaaggggttaataacatcTATTTGGTCTTATGGGTGATGTTATTGCCTGAAACCAGGAGCAGTGTCACTTTTAATACTAAATAGTAACATCCCCGTAGGAGGTTAAGGTCGAGtttacacggggtattttggtcaggattttgaggccgtatccacctcaaaatcctgaccaaaaagactccccccattgaaatcaatgggagccagtccgttctttttccaggagccagaacaaaaggcatgctcattcttcaggcggagtcgtcTCGCGACATCCAcccgaagacactccctcctcccgactaggaccattcatttgggcctaatccagagcggagtgcgcaactggatgccgatgcactgcactggcatccagttgcagctaccgtattttggaccggaacctgaggcggcctccacctcaagtACTGGACCAAAAAAAtctcatgtgaacccggcctaagagggTAGTGGGGCATTTAGCGCCTGAGCTATTTAACACTTTAAGCATTACCCATTTACCGCCATAGTTCAAAATCACAGGGGGtgtccactttcagacaaatattgagcaaCTAATGTTTGCAGCAATaaaacttgtaaaaaaaatttacaaaacattgaatttttttttttttttttacattatacaacacaataacatttgtttcaatatcgatctgaaagtggacaagccctttaatcttCAAAGCACCAAGTACAAAGTTGTGGATTTTGGCTAAATTTCTGACCTCACACCAAAAGCAACATTAGTATTGTGCAAGTACCCCCTAGAGATCAGGAACAACCAAGAGCTATTCCTTCTGACCCCTCAGATACATGCACATATGTGAGAAGAAACGCTGCTACAATGGCTTATGTTCAACAAGAAAATAAAGAATTGGTCACAGGCAAACTCAATACGTCTTGTCCATAATGGGGCATGGCTTTAGTCCAGACATTTCTCCACCCCCACAATAGGTGTTTCGGTCACAATTTTTAGGGGGTCTTCCCAGTCTTAACTCAGGTACtctctaggataggtcatcaattaaagaaggGTGATGGCCCCCATGGATTTTAAATGGAGGCcctagcctaagggtatgttatCAACTCAAGTCCTGGAaaacttttaggccagggccccatgtagcataaacCACAGCATGTTACAGTCCCTGTAATGGGAATTGCTAGACACCTtttaaaaatctgcagcatttcttctgtttgtatttttctgcagtcgcagaatgtcaatttatACCTACAAAAAAGCTGGCGGTTtacctataggtgtaattgaagcagaaagtcaacagcggaaacctctgcagactttgggtaagttcacacagggtttttttggaccagattttgacacagaggcagtctcagaatccagtccgaaaaacggctagctgcgaccagatgcctgtgcagtgcaccagcatactGTCAGGGCATtacactctggattaggcctaaatgaacgggcctagtcgggaaggaggGTCACGCTGccacaagaaagggcagctcgcttgtttggtttttttacccCCGCGAGTGGCAAAAAATGGATAGTGGAAAAAAGTGAACAGCTccaactgaagtcaatgggaggagttattttgagccagattctgaggcggattccacatcaaaatctggtcaACAAAACCCGTATGAAGTTACCCTCTCTGTGAAAAGCAGTGCAGGAAAAAAAGCATTTCTACTGAGGTTTTTCCTTGCTATGCTAGtccccacgttacagaaacgcagctttgtgtgttgcagattttgctgtggttttctgagccaaagccagaaatggacTGAGCAGAAGAGAGAGGTTTAAGGTATATTTTGTATTCAtttttagggatcacaatgtacatttttactatcggtatgtctttggagtatggaaggaaatccacacaaacacgaggagaacatacaaactccttgcagatgttgttcctggcgggatttgaacccaggactccagcgctgcaaggctgcaatgctaaccactgagccaccgtgttgccccctattTTTTaggcactcttggctttggctcaaaaacaaacaaacacacccTAAAACCATCTGATTTCACAGTTATGAGTGCATAAGGCCTAAAACATACAGGCACCTTATGGTAGGAGACCAGCACAGAAACCAAGACCTGCATTTCCATAACCTCAGCTGCTCAGTCCCTTTCAGTTCTGTAGGATTTGCCCCATTCCAAAAAGTGCATCAGTCACtaataatttcacatttttttctttttactttattTCGTCCTCTTCTGCTTAACAACAGTGATAGACACCCACATACAAACATACCACAAGAGCCCCGCAACTGTTGGGATGACATATGAGTGCCGGTGATACGAAGGAAaaaacaaaattatatatatatatatatatatatatatatatatatatatatatatatatatatatatatatatatatatatatatatatatatatatatatatatattggggagaaaaaaaaaaaattaaaaaaaaaaaaaaaaaaatctaaaaaaatgtcAATATGAaccaaaataaaagaaaaaccatTTGCAAAGCCATGACCTTTTACACACAGACATCTCCTTGGTAGTCTAAAGGATGTAGCAACAACACGGTGCTGGAAAATTGTGCCGCAAACCAAAATGCATCTTCTGTTCTATACTCTGCTTCTTATagctttatatatacagtatatatatctatatatattttttttttttcaaacctttaatgacatcacaaaaAGCCATCAGCacaaacagcagcagcagcagtagtactaGTCGTAGTGAGCGTGCTCCGGCTCTGCAGAGCCGCCATGTTGGAAATGCAGCCTTATCACagatttttattagatttttttcttgAGGTCGAGTCGGGGCGTTGTGGAGGGAGGGGGTGGTGGTCTGGCTGAGATAACATAACATGGAAAAACACATGATCGCTGGAGCTAGACACCTTGGCATGAACCTGAAGCCAACACTCCAGTCTGTTGTATGGGAGGAGGATAAAAAGCTACAAAAtaactgggaaaaaaaataaaagttataacccaaaaaacaaaaccagaGGCCCTAAGGACGAAGGGGATTAGCAGAAAAGGGACATTTCTCTGGCTGAAAACATCCACGCGGGTTGAAAACGTGAACCAAACGAGTCAGACTGTCAGTTCaagtgtttttgatttttttttttttacttttttttctttttgcaatttttcattttgtttttgtgtattttttttgctttttcctttttgaaattttttcaaaTATCGCTTAAAGGTATATAAACAGGAGCGGGAAAGAGAGAAGTGATTTCTAGgaaattaaaaagtaaaagaaTAGTTTTGCGCCGATGCTTGCAGGTCGGCAGCGAGAATTTCAGAAATTCTGTGAGGTGCCAGTTTTCCCATCCCTTTTAATCTCCTTAAAAGGTCCATAGAAATggagcaaggaaaaaaaaaaaaaaaaatccaagtgtgCAACTGCGCTATACTGCAGAAGACTGGTCTCTTTATTTCTTATAACTCGAGCCCAGCAGGACGCCTGCCAGGCCAACACTACTCCATTTGTGGCCTGAGTCAGCAAGGGAGGAGGGGCAGCAGGAGAGGCCAAGGAACAGAGCGCAGGAAGGTCTAAGGGTCAGGCCGTGAGAAAGGAAAGAGAACAAACACACGTGGGTGAGAGCGTCACGACTCCTCATTCCCGGAGTCATCGTCATCGTAACAGTcggcatcctcctcttcctcatcttcATCGTCTATGTCGTCATCATACAAGTCGTCATAAAGCAAGTCTGAGCTGTTATCACTAGAAGGCACTTTGGTTTTAATGCAGTATTCTGCCAAGGTGGTGGGGACTTTAACACCGTCTTTCTCCGCTTCCGCTTTAGTCGCCGATACTTGTTTTCTGCAGAGAGAAGACAAACTATAAATGGAAGATGTCAGGTAGAATGAGACTATTAGTGTAAAATGGGCTTTTATggacatcaatatctgatctgtggtgAGCCAGCATGAATCAGCTGTTCGGCACTGCTGttcccccatgtacaagaatgtaacgactataatactgcctcctatgtacaagaatataactactataatactgctcctatgtacaagaatataactactataatactgtccctatgtacaagaatataactactataatactgctcctatgtacaagaatataactactataatactgtccctatgtacaagaatataactactataatactgtccctatgtacaagaatataactactataatactgtccctatgtacaagaatttaactactataatactactcctatgtacaagaatataactactataatactgctcctatgtacaagaatataactactataatactgcccctatgtacaagaatataactactataatactgcccctatgtacaagaatataactactataatactgcccctatgtacaagaatataactactataatactgctcctgtgtataacaatataactactataatactgctcctatgtacaagaatataactactataatactgtccctatgtacaagaatataactactataatactgtccctatgtacaagaatataactactataatactgtccctatgtacaagaatttaactactataatactactcctatgtacaagaatataactactataatactgcctcctatatatacaagaatataactactataatactgctcctatgtacaagaatataactactataatactgctcctgtgtataacaatataactactataatactgctcctatgtacaagaatataactactataatactgtccctatgtacaagaatataactactataatactgcctcctatatacaagaatataactactataatactgctcctatgtacaagaatataactactataatactgcctcctatatacaagaatataactactataatactgcccctatgtacaagaatataactactataatactgcctcctatatacaagaatataactactataatactgcccctatgtacaagaatataactactataatactgctcctatgtacaagaatataactactataatactgcctcctatatacaagaatataactactataatactgtccctatgtacaagaatataactactataatactgctcctatgtacaagaatataactactataatactgtccctatgtacaagaatataactactataatactgctcctatgtacaagaatataactactataatactgtccctatgtacaagaatataactactataatactgtccctatgtacaagaatataactactataatactgtccctatgtacaagaatttaactactataatactactcctatgtacaagaatataactactataatactgctcctatgtacaagaatataactactataatactgcccctatgtacaagaatataactactataatactgcccctatgtacaagaatataactactataatactgcccctatgtacaagaatataactactataatactgctcctgtgtataacaatataactactataatactgctcctatgtacaagaatataactactataatactgtccctatgtacaagaatataactactataatactgtccctatgtacaagaatataactactataatactgtccctatgtacaagaatttaactactataatactactcctatgtacaagaatataactactataatactgcctcctatatatacaagaatataactactataatactgctcctatgtacaagaatataactactataatactgctcctgtgtataacaatataactactataatactgctcctatgtacaagaatataactactataatactgtccctatgtacaagaatataactactataatactgcctcctatatacaagaatataactactataatactgctcctatgtacaagaatataactactataatactgcctcctatatacaagaatataactactataatactgcccctatgtacaagaatataactactataatactgcctcctatatacaagaatataactactataatactgcccctatgtacaagaatataactactataatactgctcctatgtacaagaatataactactataatactgcctcctatatacaagaatataactactataatactgtccctatgtacaagaatataactactataatactgctcctatgtacaagaatgtatagGGATATTCTGTAGAGATGATAGGGGGGACATCCTTCTTACTATATGCAGTAGTATAACTCACCTAATGATTTCAGCATACTCCTTGTCTTTTCCTTtactgtccctccatttcctgaACATTACAGAAGCGTCTACGTTGGCCGGGGAGAAGGTGTTCGGTTCATTCAGCAGTGAGATCACACTAAGCAAGATAGTCCTGAGGAAGAGATACAATGGGATGAAGGATTGGATGCAGGAGGAGACAAAGCAGCTCAGTGTGAATATAGCCATCAAGTGTATAAATATCAgtccccaatgctccagtgtccttcCAGCACGTTCCAGTCCTTCTGCAGAACGAGTCTCTTGAAAAAGGGCTTCCTAGCCAGAAATGCGTTGTGTGTATACAATAAAAAAGGTTTCAATCAACGTTTTGGGCGAGCGCTGTCTGTCTTTTGGCCTAATCCCGTGAGGAGGCTAGTCCGGTGTGTTTTTGCCAGTTTATTTTCATGGTCTGGTATATGAAGcagtgagcaaaactcaggacaagtcctattcctggccATTTTGCGGCCCATGCTCACTGGACTCAATGAATGGGGCCGCAGAGGTATGGGGGTAGCAAACGGCAGTGGCTTAACCGCTTCCACCAACGTCCCCTCTGGAGCAGCACCTCTTACCCATGTGCAAATATTAATGCAATGGGTAtaaactgtaataccagacacagcccacaGATAGAAGAGGCGCTGTTCTTGTGGGGAATGTTCATTCCATCCTCCAGTACAATATTAGTCACCTTTAGGGCACATACACAAGCAAAAGATTTGTTGCAAAACTTGGAAATGTTGCAACAAAAAGATATCTGCACACCTTAtactgatgactggggcagatgtagagaTCTGTCATATCTTATACTCTGATCACCACAGGCATTAAATGTATTCATGCAGGGGCCCCTATAGCGGGCAGATCACAGTAGTCACCTATGTACATACCTGACGTTTTGGGTGGGGTTCCACCTCTCTGAAGGCAGCTCTCCACTCTGTGGGTCATCTACAGGCGGGTGAAGGATGGAGATGCAGACGTCACCATTCTAAGAAACACAACAGAGTTACTTCGGGCCCTCTTGGATTCCTGGACATTTAATATTAGCAATATATTTTTGGAACAGACAAAGATACCACAGAGTCCTATTTTTGGGGCACCTAGGAATACGCACAGGTATTTGCTGAGAGACTCGGAAAGAGAGCGCAGGACTGTACAAGGGGGCGATGGAGAGGCTGTAGAATATGGGGTACGGGTCTTACCTCGTATATATTAGGATGCCACATCTTCGTCAGGAAACGGAAAGTAGGAGGAGAATAaggatagtctatggggaattttATAtgagcctgcaatagaagagacAAGGCTGGTTAGGACATAGCAAGGCGTATGacataaaaatatattacaaCAGTAAATATCTACAGTGTCAGCAACAGAGAAAACTATTATAATCAAGTAAAAATAAAGATGGCGGCAATATAAGGGAGCCCGTCAGGGAAATCCCTCCCAAATCAGGGATCGTGCCGTGAAGGCCCCCTTTAAATATACCTTTGTGGCCATAAGCTGATGACCTATCGCACAGGAACTGCTaaccagcctgcaagtgcactgggggcggagcccgatttgcctacagacagttatgactagggttgagccgatcttgacttttcaggatcgattttaaaatccgatttccgatcatttttcattcgaacccaatctcgatcccaattccgatcccaatgcaagtcaatgggatttttttttattaaatcagagatcggattttaaaagcaatcctattcactatacagcaaggaatctaacaattgttagaatccacgctgtgtagtgaatcactaaagtaggcagaggattttttttaatcctctggctacttagtccaccctggtgtccacttacctccagagatggctggtccagtgcccggtgccttccttcttctttgcctcgctgcctctgctcttctcccttcgctgccaggttaggagagtgtgggcgggtactgggaggggagacgtcacgtctccccgccctgtacccgcccacactctcctaag carries:
- the UBE2R2 gene encoding ubiquitin-conjugating enzyme E2 R2; this encodes MAQQQMTSSQKALMLELKSLQEEPVEGFRITLVDESDLYNWEVAIFGPPNTLYEGGYFKAHIKFPIDYPYSPPTFRFLTKMWHPNIYENGDVCISILHPPVDDPQSGELPSERWNPTQNVRTILLSVISLLNEPNTFSPANVDASVMFRKWRDSKGKDKEYAEIIRKQVSATKAEAEKDGVKVPTTLAEYCIKTKVPSSDNSSDLLYDDLYDDDIDDEDEEEEDADCYDDDDSGNEES